From Candidatus Binatus sp.:
GCAATACTCGATGAAGGGCGTCGAGGAGATCGGGCTTATCAAGTTCGATTTTCTCGCGCTCAAGAATCTGACGCTCATCACCGATACGCTCACTCTGATCAAGGCGGGCGGGAAAGTGGCGCCCGACCTGAATCGCCTGGGACTCGACGACCCCGAGACCTACAAGATGCTCTCGCGCGGCGACACCGTCGGCGTGTTCCAGCTCGAAAGTTCGGGGATGCGCCGGTTCATCACGGAACTCAAGCCGACCTGCTTCGACGACGTGATCGCGGCGGGCTCGCTCTTTCGGCCGGGGCCGCTCGACGCGATCGAAGACGGCAAGACGATGGTCCAGCACTACGTGGATCGCAAGCACGGCAAGGAGCCGGTCGAGTACGATCATCCGCTCCTGGAGCCAGTGCTACGCGACACCTACGGCGTCATCGTTTATCAGGAACAGGTGATGCGCGCGGCGCAGGCGCTGGCCGGATACACGCTCGAGCAGGCGGATATCCTGCGCGCCGCGATGGGCAAGAAGAACAAGAGTGTGATGGAGAAGGAGCGGGTGCGCTTTGTCGAAGGCGCCAAGTCCAACGGCGTCAAGCACGCGCAGGCGGAAGCGATCTTCGAGAAAATCCAGACCTTTGCGTCGTATGGATTCAACCGCTCGCACGCGGCCGCGTATGCGCTCACGACTTACACGACGGCCTACTTAAAGGCGCATTTCCCGCGCGAGTTCATGGCGGCGCTGATGTCGCTCGACATGGACGACGTGGACAAGACCTACAAGAATATCGCGGCGCTGCGCGAGATGAAGATCGCGATTCTGCCGCCCGATGTGAATCAGAGCCGGGTCAAGTTTGCGGTCACCGATGGCGCGATTCGATTCGGGCTGGCGGCGATTCGCGGCGTCGGCGCCAAGCCGGCCCAGGCGATTATTGCGGAGCGCGAGGCGAGCGGTCCGTTCGAGGGCCTCGCGGATTTTTGTCTGAGAGTCGGCACTCAACTGGTAAGTCGCCGCGTGCTCGACGCGCTTATCAAGTGCGGCGCGTTCGACTCGCACGGAATCGCGCGGGCGGCGCTGATGGCGCAAGCGGAGCAAGCGATCAAAATTGCGCAGAAGGCGCAGAGCGACGCGGAAAAAAATCAGATCGGGCTTTTCGGCGGCGCGGTGAAATTGCCGAAAATGCCCGCGCGCGAACCTATTCCCGAATGGGACGCGCGCGAAAAACTGAAGAACGAAAAGGAAGCGCTCGGCTTCTACATCACGGCGCATCCGCTGGATAAGTACGATCGCGAACTCGCGCGAATCGGCAAGCTCACGACCAACGATTTGGCCGGCGCGCCCGACGGCAGCCAGGTGCAAATCGCCGGCGTGATCCACGCGGTCAAGCTGAAGAACAACAAATCCGGCAAGCGCTACGCAACTTTCTCGCTGGAAGATCGCGCCGGCGCGGTCGAGGCGATCGCGTGGTCGGAGACTTATCAGCGCTTCGAGGCAATCATCATGGGCGACGAGCCGGTGGTTGCGCGCGGCAAGCTCGACGTCGATGACGAGCGGGCGCAGATAATTATCGAGAGCCTGGTGCCGCTCGATTCGGCGCTGGTCGAATCGGTGCGCGAGGTGCGAATCCGGGCGCCGCTGAGCCTGCTCGATAACGGCGGACTCGACGCGCTGAAAAACAAGCTCTCGCAGTATCGGGGCAAATCGCTCGCCTACCTGTATCTCGGGCTCGACGACGGTCGCGAGGCGGTGATGCTGCTCGGCGACAGCTATCGCGTGACGCCGACCGAGTCGTTCGTCGCCGACCTCGAGCAAATCCTCTCCCCCGGCTCCATCGAACTGCGCTAGAGCCGCAGCCTTGCCAATCGTAGTGTAACTCTCTGTTGATCTTCGAGATGCGACTGCCGGGGGAAAAATGTGGGCCGACAAGCTGGTTAGCGCGATTCTAGAGCGAGGTTATTCGAACGCCTGGCCGGAGAAGTTCAAAGCTGGGTTCGAAGCTATTTTCGGAGGAGACGGCGGCCGCTATCCGGACAGTGCGAAGCGGCATGTGACCCTGCGTGGACCGGCGCCTTCAGAGGATAAGGAGGGAATCGTACCATTCGCGGCGCTCATTCATCCTAGCAATCCCAGTACTGGACCGTATGGCGGGACCTCGCTTGCCGTTTTTCCGGGCGACGACGCGCCTTGCCTGATCTCGCTCGTGGTCGGGACTAGCGGCCTTGCTCCGGACGAAGAGATTTTGGGGCGTCCCGGGCATGCACGGAAAGCAGCAGCAGTTTGCGCTTGGCTGAACAGCGGGCAAAGAAAACTCGTCGCGTGGTCAAAGCACGACCCGACTCGCTTGGATCAACGCATTCCTTCGGAGGTCGCCGATGAGTTCGGCAATTACTCGAGAGCGATAGGAAAGTATGGCCACGTTCTGTACGCCATCTACGAGCCGGGTTCCGACAAGAATCAGACCTTGGGAGCGTTAACCGCATTTCTAGACCTGATGTTTGCGGAACGAGGCATTGGTCCGCTCACCCGCTTCGAGGCAGATGCACATGAGATTCGGACGCGCTGGTTCCATTACCTGATGCCACAAGTTTCAAACGATGCCGTCGCTGAACTTCTGAACGAACGCCACTACGTGATTCTGCAAGGTCCCCCGGGAACCGGTAAAACGCACATGGCGCGCAAGTTGATCTCGACGGAATACCATGACCGCGGCAGGACCATTCAATTTCACGCTAATACAACTTACGAGAACTTCGTCGGCGGGCTTGCACCAAGAACCTCGTCCGATAGCCTGGGATTTCAATTCGCGCCGCATAAGGGCTTCCTGACCCAAGCCGCCGAGCAAGCTCGCGCTTCGAGCGGAAAATATTTGCTCCATATCGACGAGATAAATCGCGCTGATTTGTCGAAGGTCCTCGGCGAGGCGATTTATTTGCTTGAGCCGGATGACTTGGAACGACGCCTAATCGATCTACCCTACGAATTCGAACCGCCGACCGGGAACCGACTTTCACTGCCTGACAACCTACACATACTCGGCACCATGAATACTTCGGACCGCAGTCTCGCGATCGTGGACATCGCGATTAGGCGCCGCTTTGCATTCACTAAGCTCTGGCCGCAGATATCGGTGGTTGAGAGCGAGGGATGTGACCTTATGAAGGAGGCGTTCCAACGCCTGCTCTCAATTTTTGTTGACCACGCGACCGAAGATGCGATGAACTTAGTTCCGGGTCATTCATATTTTCTGGAGTCGAATGTGCAAAAGGCGCGCAAACGGCTCGAGACGACGCTGAAGCCGCTGCTGGAGGACTACCTAGAACAAGGATACGTTTCGTCGTTCGCGGAGGCGGTGCGCTCCTACTTGCAATGGATCGATTCGCAGTGAGCCCCGTTACCAAGAGCGTGCGCGGTCGGCGCCGACAGCGGACCTATTCGCTTGCAGAGCCAGCGACGCTTGAGCAGCGTTGCTTCGAAGCGAAGGACTCTGCGGTAACTCGAATCTCCGCGCGCTTCTTGCTCCGAGGCCAACCGTCTCGCGATCCATCGCCGCAGATCGCGCGGCTCGCCGACCAGTTCGTGGACCTAAATCAAACTGCACTCCGCCAACTAGATTTAGTCGTTGAGCCGCACTACAGGAACTCTGACATTGAATTGGACATCCGCGCCGGCACCTGCATAGGGGCGATTCCACTAATTTCTCCGACTAGCGGACGACACGATTACGGATTGGTGGTTCGCCCGCGGTTCGACTGGCCCGGGATTGGTCCGATCCTGGGCGCGACAGGCTGGCGCGTGATTCCCGCGCCGTTGTCGATGCCATTGTTGCCGCGCTCCGAGCGTCGCGTGCCTCCTTGGGTGCTTTCGACGATTGTATTGTTCCGGCTGAAAGGGCTCCTCGAACAGTTGGAGCGCCGGTTCGAGATCACCAGCGAAGAACGCTCATCACCGAGAGGCACGATTGACTGGGGCCGGTATCTTAATCGCCAAATGAGCCGTGCCCGATTCCTCGAGGTTCCGTGCAGGTTCCCGGAGCTACAGAAGGATCGGAATTTGCGGTCTGCAATCCGTTTCGCTCTGGAGAAGCAACTACGTTCCCTTGAATCGCAGCGTATCGCCGGTTCGTTTGTCCGGGAGTTGATCGAGATGTGCCGCGGTTTAGTTGGTCAAGTCCTTGACGTCGCTCCACGTGCACCGCTTCCGACAACATTTCTGCTCTGGCAACGGAGTACGCTGAGCACGGATGTATTTCGTCGCGGTGTCGAGGCGATCGAGTGGACCGCTGAAGAACGGGGACTTGCCGGCCTCAGCGATCTCCAAGGGCTACCCTGGGCAATGTCCATGGAGCAATTCTTTGAGGCTTGGGTCGAGACACTCATGTCGCATGTTGTGCGTCGGATCGGTGGCCAACTACGAAGCGGCCGCGAGCGGCAAACGGTCGTGCCGCTCAACTGGGATCCTCCCTACCTCGGCTCACAGAAATCTCTAATTCCTGATCTCGTCATCGAGCGCGGCGACACTACGGTAATCGTCGACGCGAAATACAAAGAGCACTGGGAGGATATGCAAGAGCGGCGTTGGAGCGATTTAGAAGATGCGCTCCGCGAACGTCATCGTGCCGACCTCCTGCAGGTGCTCGCCTATTCGACAGTCGCGCGAACGCCCAAGGCTCTGGTTTGTCTTGCTTATCCCTGCAACGAAGAACGCTGGCTATCGCTTCGCGCCCGCAATCGTCTGGTCCATCGAGCGTCACTGCCTTTGACAGAGAGACGCGTCGAACTGATTCTCGTCGCCTTTCCGCTTTCGACCCGTGTCGTAGCCGAAGCCGTCAGCCTGATGGCGGAAGAGATCCGTCGCGTGGCAGCCTAAGCGCCTCCTGCATTTTCGATCGATCGTATCAGCCATCTTGGACTTGAAAACGCGCTATCGTGGCGGCAGCTCTTTTCAACGTGTTATTTGCTGCGGTCGACCCCTGCGGTTGCGGCAATCGTGCCGTCGGGGCCGATCGTTTTTTTTACTGCCTCGAGATGGGCAATCCATTCGGCGTCCTGGCCGGGTTCATCTTCCGGCCCATATTTGCCCTGCCTCAATGCCAGCGATTTCGCTTCGAGCGCATAGTAGATTTCGCACCAATCTTCTCGTGTCAAAGTGATCATGCTGCCCTCCTTCCCTGTATAAAGCACAGTCACCATTAGACAATCGACGCTCAATGACGGTCTTCGCGTCGATGCGGTGGCAGCGTCGATGGGATCGGCGGTTTCTGATAGAATCAGAGTGATCATCGAAGCGCGAGGAATATCAACTGGCAAATTTGCACGACGTATCGAACGAGCATCACGAACGCGCCATCCTGGTCGGAATCGAACTGGGTTCCGAGGTCGGAATCGGCAGCGATGAATCACTCGAAGAACTGAAATCCTTGACCGAGAGCGCCGGCGCCGAAGTCGCTGCGACCGTGCGCCAGCGCCTGAAGGCGCCCGACCCGCGCACTTTTATCGGCAAAGGCAAAGCGGCCGAGGTGCATCAACTCGCGCAAGACAAGGGCGCCAATGTCGCGATTTTCGACGACGCGCTCAGTCCCGCGCAGGCGCGCAATCTCGAGAACGAGCTCAAGCTCCGCGTGATCGATCGCAGCCAGCTCATCCTGGATATTTTTGCGCAGCGCGCGCGCACGCTCGAGGGCAAGCTGCAAGTCGAAATCGCGCAGCTCAGTTATCTGCAGCCGCGGCTTACGCGCCAATGGTCGCATCTTTCGCGAGTCCGTGGCGGCGGCGCGGGCGGAGGAGGAGTCGGCACGCGCGGACCGGGCGAAACGCAGCTTGAAGTCGATCGGCGCCGTTTGCGCGAACGCCTCACGCGGCTGCGTGCGCGGCTCCGCGAAGTCGAACGCACGCGCGCGATTCAACGACGCCGGCGGCTCGAGGCGCCCTACCCTACCGTCGCGCTGGTCGGCTACACGAACTCCGGCAAATCGACGCTGATGAACGCACTCACTGACGCGGGCGTCGAAACCGCGAATCGCCCGTTCTCGACGCTCGACCCGACGATTCGGCGGCTCAAGCTGCCCGGCAAGATGAACGTGATGCTGGTCGATACGGTGGGATTTATTCATCGCCTGCCGCACATGCTGATCGACGCGTTCAAGGCGACGCTCGAAGAGGTGCGCACGGCGACGATGCTGCTGCACGTGGTCGATGCGAGCTCGCCGCTCGCGCCGGAGCGGATGGCGATCGTCGATCAGGTGCTGGAGGAAATCGGCGCGGGCGCGGTGCCGCGTTTGATCGTGATGAACAAGGCTGATCTCCTCGGCGATGCGCCGCGCCGCGCGGGCGCGCACGATTCGATTTCGATATCCGCCAAGAACTCGGACGGGCTCGACGAGTTGCTCGCGGCGATTGCGCGGCAGCTGACGGGCTCGCGCGAGGAAATCTCGGTGACGTTTCCGGCCGGCCGCGGCGATTTGCTGGCAATGGCGCGGCGCGACGGAGAAGTGCTAAGCGAAGAATACACCGACGGGCTGGTTTCGATGCGCGCGCGGGTCAGTGCGCCCGTCGCCGGACGGCTCCGAAAGGCGGCGGTCGAGTCGCCGCAGAATCATGGCAGCACCATCGCATAAGATCGCCGACGCGCGGAATATCAAGCGGGCAGATTCGTTCATCCATCTGCTGAACATTCCGAATTTTCTGACGCTATGCCGGCTTGGATCGATTCCGATTTTCCTCACGCTGCTGAGCCGCGATCGGTACACCGCCGCGTTGTATGTGTTCGCCGCCGCGGCGGTAACAGACGCGCTCGACGGCGCCGTCGCGCGGCTTTTCAATTCGCGGACCGAGTTGGGCGCGTTTCTCGATCCGTTCGCCGACAAGCTGATGCTGGTGTCGGCATTCGTGGTGCTGACGGTTGAAAATCAGTTCCCCGGCTACCTGCTGAGCGTGGTCGCGATTCGCGACGTGACGATCGCGGTCGGCTACCTGATGCTCTCGTTCTTCACCGGCGAGCGAATTCCGGTGCGGCCCAGCTATCTTGGCAAACTCAGCACGTTCTTCCAGCTTGGATGCGTGATCGCGGTGCTCGCGCGCGTCGATGACCGATGGCCGCAGTACTTCAGTGCGCTATTGATCGCGACGGTCGCGGTGACAGCCGGGTCGGGGATTCACTACATGTATCGCGGTCTCGAGTGGCTGCGCTCGCGCGAACCGGAGATGTTCGTCAAGTCGAAAATCGACTAGACGATCACTTTCGTCGAGCGCAGTTCCTCGACCTGGGATTTCTCGATTCCAGCCTCGCGCAGAATTTCGTCGGTATGCTCGCCGAGCCTCGGCGGGATGCGCCACATCTTCATCGGCGTTTCGGTGAAGCGCGCGCCCGGATTCACTGTGCGGACCGATCCGACTTGCGGATGCTCGTAGATGGCGAAGCAATCGTTCGCGACGATCTCTTCGTCGGTGAACAGCGTCTCGTAATTGTGCACCGGGCCGCACGGAACGTCGGCCTGCTCGATAATCGGCAGCCATTCGGCGGTGGTGCGTTCGAGGAAAAGTTTCGCGAGACCGCGCATCATGTTGCGTCCGCGCTCTACTTTGTCGGCCGCGTCGGCCCACCATTCAGGATGGCCGACCGCCTCGCATAACCGCTGATTCTGCGCGTCGGTAAAGGGCGCGATCGTCAGCCATCCGTCTTTGGTTTTGAACGGGTCGAGCGTGGTCGATTTCGGCGCCTGCGATTTGTATTCGTCCTCGGGCACGAAAGTGTAGCCGTAGATGGAATCGTTGGCGGAGAACGCCATCATCGCCTCGAGCATCGGCACCCTGATGTACTGGCCGACGCCGCGCGCGCGCGCCGCGTGCAACGCGCTGACAACCGAGAGCGCCGCAGTCATCCCGCTGATCTTGTCGGCCAGCGCCATCTTCACCGAAGTAGGCTTTTCACTTTTGCCGCCCTGCACGAACGCCATGCCGGAGTAGCCCTGGATGACGGGATCGTACGCGGGATGATTGGCCATCCGGCCTTTCGGGCCGAAGCCACAAATCGAGCAATAAACGATTTTCGGATTCGCGCGCCGGATGTCTGCGTAGCCGATGCCGAGCCGATCCGCCACGCCGGGACGATTGTTCTCGACCAACGCGTCCGCCTTCACCGCGAGGCGGCGGACGAGATCGCGCCCGTGCTCCTTCTTGATGTCGATCACGATGCTGCGTTTGTTGCGATTGAAATTCAGAAACGCGGCGGTGACGCCGTTCTTGGCCGGACGCCCGAGACGGCGCATCGAGTCGCCCTCCGGTGGTTCGATCTTGACCACGTCGGCGCCCAAATCGCCGAGCAACTGGGTGCAAAACGGCCCCGAGATCACAGCGGTCAAATCGAGAATCCGAAAACCTACGAGCGGTCCATCAGCCATTGCGAATTCCTTAACACGGTTCGAGTCACCGAGTAATAGTCGGGACGCCGCGCGGAGTCATCGCGCGGAAATCGTGGAAGACTGTTGTTCGGCACGCCGACATTAGCCGGAGAAGCGGCAGATGTCACACGGCGCGGTGGATTATCCGTTACTTGATCCGGATGAGTAACGCGGCCGCGCGATCGATAACGGCCGCCTGATGCGGCTGAAGTTCCTGGTAGCCCCAGCTTTGGGCCAGTTCGAGAAATGGATCGACAATGCCAGTCCGGATGCCGGACAGCTCCTCCATGATCGCCAAGCCGCAAAACGGTACGTACACCGCCGAATAGCCGCCTTCGTGCGAGAGCACCACGCGGCCCGCGCAGACCTCGGCAGCGACCTCCAGAATCATTCGCGTCAAGCGACGATAATGTTCGCTCTGGAGCATCATGCGCCCGAGCGGATCGGTGCCTGCCGCGTCTAGCCCCGACGCGACCACGATCAGTTCGGGCTTGAATTTTTTTAAGGCCGGCACGATCACCTGCTCGAACGCGGCCACGTATGCGCCACCGCCACATCCGGGCGGCATCGGGATGTTGATGTTGTAACCGGCGCCCTTGCCGATTCCGTTGTCGTCCATGCTGCCGCTGTTCGCCGGGTAAAGATTGTCCTGATGAATCGACATCGTCAGCACGTTCGGATTTTCGTAAAACGCCTGCTGCGTGCCGTTGCCGTGATGCACATCCCAATCGACAACTGCAATTCGCTCGATTCCAAGCTTCGCTCTTGCCTGCATCACGGCGAGCGCGATGTTGCCGAAGATGCAATATCCGCGGCCGCGATTCGGCTCCGCATGATGACCGGGCGGACGCACCAAGGCGTAGGCATTTTCGACAGCACCTGTCGCCACCGCTTCGACCGCGCGCATCACGCCGCCCGCGGCGAGCAAAGCGATTTCATAGCTGCCGGGGCCAAAGGGAGTGAATTCACCGGCTTCGCCGCCGCGCTCCGCCGACATGCGCTTGATCTGCGCGATGTAATCGCGAGTGTGGAAGCGAGCGAGATCATCTTCGGCGGCGGGAATCGCCCTGATCGGCTGTAGGCGTTCGAGCAGGCCGCTAACGGCGAGCAGATCGCGGAAGCGGCGCTTGGTTTCCGGATTTTCAAAATGCTGGCCGGGCTCGACCGGGAACGCGCTGATCGCCGCGTCATGCCAGAGGTAGATTTCTTCGAACAAGAAGCCGGTCTTCTTTTTCTCGGCCACGGCGATTCTCCCGGTTGGATGGGCGCTTGCAGATTTACCGGGACTCGCGATGCAATCGCGCGTGCTTCAGCGCCGGCAATTCGCTGCGCACGCGATCCTGGTATTGCAAATCGATCGGCGCTACCACGACGCCTTCCTGATCGGCGGCGCGCGCGAGCACGCGCCCCCACGGATCGACGATCATCGAATTGCCGTAATCACTGTAGCCGTACACATTCGGGCCGAACTGCGCTGGCGCGATCACGTAAGCCTGGTTCTCGATCGCGCGGGCGCGAATCAGCGGCTCCCAATGCGCCTCGCCGGTCGGAAATGTGAACGCGCTCGGAATCGCGATTATCCGCGCGCCGGCAAACGTGAGCCGGCGATATAGTTCCGGGAAGCGCAAGTCATAGCAGATGCTGAGGCCAATCGGGCCGAGCGCAGTTTCGGCGCATACCACGTCGGCGCCGCTCAGCTTCGCGTCGGATTCGCGCGCAGTCACCCGGCCAGGGAGTTCGACATCGAACAGATGAATCTTGCGATAGACGGCGACGCGCGCGCCCTCGCGATCGAGCAGCACGGAGGTGTTGTAGCATCGCGTTTCGCCGGGAGCATGTTCGGTGATTGATCCCGCGAGCAGATGAATCCGCAGTTCGCGCGCAAGTTTCGACATCAGCGCGAGCGTTTGCCCGTCGAGCGTCTCGGCCGCCTGCGCCTGCTCGGAGCGCTTTCCGCGCCAGTTGAAAACTTCGGGCAGCGCGACCAAGTTTGCGCCGCGCGCCGCCGCGACGCGAACGAGTCTTTCCGCGCGCTCGAGGTTGGCCGCCTTGTCCGACGACGCGGTCATCTGAATCGCCGCGGCGAGAAACGTCATCGCTGGATTTTCCATACGTTCGGCCACCGGTTAGCGGCTGATGCTCGCGACAGTATCCCGCTTTGCGCGGCGAGTTAGTAGCGCGGCGTATGGGCGTCCGCGGTTTCCGACCAGAGGTCGATTCCGCCGCTCAGATTGAGCACTCGCGCGAAGCCCATCCGCGCGAGATACATCGCGACTTGCGCGCTGCGGACGCCGTGATGGCATACGACGACGATCTCGCGATTCGAATCGAGTTCGTCGAGGCGCGCCGGGATGTCGTCCATCGGGATGTGATTCGCGCCGGGAAACCGCGCGAGCTCGATCTCGTACGGCTCGCGCACGTCGAGGACGAAGATCTGCTCGCCGCGATCGAGCCGCGCTTTGAGCGCGAGCGGATCGATGGCTCCAATTTCAGGCATCAGGCGGTGACGAAATCCGAAGCGCGAGTTACCTCACGTTGCTCGCGTACAGTTCCACCTTGGAAAACTCGGGCAGGTCCGGACACGGAATCGAAAACGCG
This genomic window contains:
- the dnaE gene encoding DNA polymerase III subunit alpha, producing the protein MRAGRIGGGLGVACAGPMAEGAGVMSFVHLHVHTQYSLLDGANKIGPLIEHAKASGMEAIAMTDHGNMFGAVEFYQKAKAAGIKPIIGCEAYLAPGKRTDRSQAPRSDDFDGGGNFHLILLAQNREGYRNLCKLLTTAYQDGLYYKPRIDKEILAELSGGIIALSGCLSGELARWLRADRMDKARETAEAYAKMFPGRYYLELQDNKLHSPYNEALREIGKSVGLPLVATNDCHYLHRDDAKAHEVLLCIQTGKVLSDETRWRFDTDELYVKTPEEMAAAFGADSEELRNSVEIARRVDFDFEFGKFHFPVFKAGPGVDLDAEMEALARKGLAARLVEIQARRTDVDEAQYVERLDREIPVIREMGFSGYMLIVADFINYARSVGIPVGPGRGSVVGSLVSYALGITEVDPVEHRLLFERWLNPGRKSMPDIDVDFCFERRDEVLEYVRKKYGDDRVAQIITFGTIKGKQAIRDVGRVLGLSFAETDKIVKLYPAPKQGRDFPLADALEMEPRLKAERRNHPDLFNYAFKLEGLLRHASRHAAGVVISDAPLTDLVPLYVDKERDEAALSITQYSMKGVEEIGLIKFDFLALKNLTLITDTLTLIKAGGKVAPDLNRLGLDDPETYKMLSRGDTVGVFQLESSGMRRFITELKPTCFDDVIAAGSLFRPGPLDAIEDGKTMVQHYVDRKHGKEPVEYDHPLLEPVLRDTYGVIVYQEQVMRAAQALAGYTLEQADILRAAMGKKNKSVMEKERVRFVEGAKSNGVKHAQAEAIFEKIQTFASYGFNRSHAAAYALTTYTTAYLKAHFPREFMAALMSLDMDDVDKTYKNIAALREMKIAILPPDVNQSRVKFAVTDGAIRFGLAAIRGVGAKPAQAIIAEREASGPFEGLADFCLRVGTQLVSRRVLDALIKCGAFDSHGIARAALMAQAEQAIKIAQKAQSDAEKNQIGLFGGAVKLPKMPAREPIPEWDAREKLKNEKEALGFYITAHPLDKYDRELARIGKLTTNDLAGAPDGSQVQIAGVIHAVKLKNNKSGKRYATFSLEDRAGAVEAIAWSETYQRFEAIIMGDEPVVARGKLDVDDERAQIIIESLVPLDSALVESVREVRIRAPLSLLDNGGLDALKNKLSQYRGKSLAYLYLGLDDGREAVMLLGDSYRVTPTESFVADLEQILSPGSIELR
- a CDS encoding McrB family protein, whose protein sequence is MWADKLVSAILERGYSNAWPEKFKAGFEAIFGGDGGRYPDSAKRHVTLRGPAPSEDKEGIVPFAALIHPSNPSTGPYGGTSLAVFPGDDAPCLISLVVGTSGLAPDEEILGRPGHARKAAAVCAWLNSGQRKLVAWSKHDPTRLDQRIPSEVADEFGNYSRAIGKYGHVLYAIYEPGSDKNQTLGALTAFLDLMFAERGIGPLTRFEADAHEIRTRWFHYLMPQVSNDAVAELLNERHYVILQGPPGTGKTHMARKLISTEYHDRGRTIQFHANTTYENFVGGLAPRTSSDSLGFQFAPHKGFLTQAAEQARASSGKYLLHIDEINRADLSKVLGEAIYLLEPDDLERRLIDLPYEFEPPTGNRLSLPDNLHILGTMNTSDRSLAIVDIAIRRRFAFTKLWPQISVVESEGCDLMKEAFQRLLSIFVDHATEDAMNLVPGHSYFLESNVQKARKRLETTLKPLLEDYLEQGYVSSFAEAVRSYLQWIDSQ
- the hflX gene encoding GTPase HflX, which gives rise to MHDVSNEHHERAILVGIELGSEVGIGSDESLEELKSLTESAGAEVAATVRQRLKAPDPRTFIGKGKAAEVHQLAQDKGANVAIFDDALSPAQARNLENELKLRVIDRSQLILDIFAQRARTLEGKLQVEIAQLSYLQPRLTRQWSHLSRVRGGGAGGGGVGTRGPGETQLEVDRRRLRERLTRLRARLREVERTRAIQRRRRLEAPYPTVALVGYTNSGKSTLMNALTDAGVETANRPFSTLDPTIRRLKLPGKMNVMLVDTVGFIHRLPHMLIDAFKATLEEVRTATMLLHVVDASSPLAPERMAIVDQVLEEIGAGAVPRLIVMNKADLLGDAPRRAGAHDSISISAKNSDGLDELLAAIARQLTGSREEISVTFPAGRGDLLAMARRDGEVLSEEYTDGLVSMRARVSAPVAGRLRKAAVESPQNHGSTIA
- a CDS encoding CDP-alcohol phosphatidyltransferase family protein, with amino-acid sequence MAAPSHKIADARNIKRADSFIHLLNIPNFLTLCRLGSIPIFLTLLSRDRYTAALYVFAAAAVTDALDGAVARLFNSRTELGAFLDPFADKLMLVSAFVVLTVENQFPGYLLSVVAIRDVTIAVGYLMLSFFTGERIPVRPSYLGKLSTFFQLGCVIAVLARVDDRWPQYFSALLIATVAVTAGSGIHYMYRGLEWLRSREPEMFVKSKID
- a CDS encoding CaiB/BaiF CoA-transferase family protein produces the protein MADGPLVGFRILDLTAVISGPFCTQLLGDLGADVVKIEPPEGDSMRRLGRPAKNGVTAAFLNFNRNKRSIVIDIKKEHGRDLVRRLAVKADALVENNRPGVADRLGIGYADIRRANPKIVYCSICGFGPKGRMANHPAYDPVIQGYSGMAFVQGGKSEKPTSVKMALADKISGMTAALSVVSALHAARARGVGQYIRVPMLEAMMAFSANDSIYGYTFVPEDEYKSQAPKSTTLDPFKTKDGWLTIAPFTDAQNQRLCEAVGHPEWWADAADKVERGRNMMRGLAKLFLERTTAEWLPIIEQADVPCGPVHNYETLFTDEEIVANDCFAIYEHPQVGSVRTVNPGARFTETPMKMWRIPPRLGEHTDEILREAGIEKSQVEELRSTKVIV
- a CDS encoding class II histone deacetylase, which codes for MAEKKKTGFLFEEIYLWHDAAISAFPVEPGQHFENPETKRRFRDLLAVSGLLERLQPIRAIPAAEDDLARFHTRDYIAQIKRMSAERGGEAGEFTPFGPGSYEIALLAAGGVMRAVEAVATGAVENAYALVRPPGHHAEPNRGRGYCIFGNIALAVMQARAKLGIERIAVVDWDVHHGNGTQQAFYENPNVLTMSIHQDNLYPANSGSMDDNGIGKGAGYNINIPMPPGCGGGAYVAAFEQVIVPALKKFKPELIVVASGLDAAGTDPLGRMMLQSEHYRRLTRMILEVAAEVCAGRVVLSHEGGYSAVYVPFCGLAIMEELSGIRTGIVDPFLELAQSWGYQELQPHQAAVIDRAAALLIRIK
- a CDS encoding carbon-nitrogen hydrolase family protein, translated to MENPAMTFLAAAIQMTASSDKAANLERAERLVRVAAARGANLVALPEVFNWRGKRSEQAQAAETLDGQTLALMSKLARELRIHLLAGSITEHAPGETRCYNTSVLLDREGARVAVYRKIHLFDVELPGRVTARESDAKLSGADVVCAETALGPIGLSICYDLRFPELYRRLTFAGARIIAIPSAFTFPTGEAHWEPLIRARAIENQAYVIAPAQFGPNVYGYSDYGNSMIVDPWGRVLARAADQEGVVVAPIDLQYQDRVRSELPALKHARLHRESR
- a CDS encoding rhodanese-like domain-containing protein, coding for MPEIGAIDPLALKARLDRGEQIFVLDVREPYEIELARFPGANHIPMDDIPARLDELDSNREIVVVCHHGVRSAQVAMYLARMGFARVLNLSGGIDLWSETADAHTPRY